One part of the Sardina pilchardus chromosome 5, fSarPil1.1, whole genome shotgun sequence genome encodes these proteins:
- the LOC134080916 gene encoding T-box transcription factor TBX5-like, translated as MEGIQVDLHGKDLWTRFHAVTTEMIITKAGRRMFPSYKIRVTGLNPRAKYILLTDIVPMDSHRYKFADNKWSVSGKAEPAILGRLYVHPDSPASGAHWTRQLVSFHKLKLTNNHLDPFGHIILNSMHKYQPRLHIIKADEKSGFGASNTAFYTHSFPETAFIAVTSYQNHAITQLKIENNPFAKGFRGSDDLELHRLSHMSSKEYVLVPQNISRPRLVSTGPSPSLCPHSEPHLVARETTEKGQEHALHSVSASEHPCLTDPDLSGGSAAFLQQQQQQQEEHDGLCHFPLATFTSGNNSHLYCPGPASLQPCMFASSHGDNAETDWSFYPQQRFSAGQQGSGNLSYRSDSLDV; from the exons ATGGAGGGGATTCAGGTGGATTTGCATGGGAAAGATTTGTGGACCAGATTTCATGCTGTCACAACAGAAATGATCATTACTAAAGCAGGACG ACGAATGTTTCCCAGCTATAAAATTAGGGTGACTGGCCTAAACCCAAGGGCAAAGTATATTCTTTTGACAGATATTGTACCAATGGACAGTCATCGCTACAAATTTGCAGACAATAAATG GTCTGTGAGTGGGAAAGCGGAGCCGGCCATCTTGGGCAGGCTGTACGTGCATCCCGACTCCCCAGCCTCTGGAGCCCATTGGACCAGACAGCTGGTGTCCTTCCACAAACTCAAGCTCACCAACAACCACCTGGACCCTTTTGGACAT ATCATTTTAAATTCCATGCATAAGTATCAACCTCGCCTTCACATTATCAAAGCTGATGAGAAGAGTGGATTTGGAGCTTCAAACACGGCTTTCTACACCCACTCTTTCCCAGAGACAGCCTTCATTGCTGTGACATCTTACCAAAACCATGCA ATCACCCAATTAAAAATTGAGAACAACCCCTTTGCAAAAGGCTTCCGTGGCAGTGATGACCTGGAGCTGCACCGCTTATCTCACATGTCAAG TAAGGAGTACGTGCTGGTGCCTCAAAACATCAGCAGGCCAAGACTGGTCTCCACTGGTCCGTCTCCAAGTCTGTGTCCTCACTCTGAGCCCCACCTGGTTGCCAGAGAGACCACAGAAAAAGGACAAG AACATGCCCTTCACTCCGTGTCTGCGTCTGAGCATCCCTGTTTGACGGACCCCGATCTGAGTGGTGGCTCTGCTGCATTccttcagcagcagcaacagcagcaggaggagcatgATGGACTTTGTCACTTCCCCCTGGCCACTTTCACTTCAGGAAATAATAGCCATCTCTACTGCCCAGGGCCAGCCTCTCTGCAGCCTTGCATGTTTGCCAGTTCACACGGGGACAATGCGGAGACTGACTGGTCTTTCTATCCCCAACAGAGGTTTTCCGCTGGCCAGCAAGGTAGTGGGAACCTCAGCTACAGATCGGACTCTCTAGATGTCTAA
- the iqcd gene encoding dynein regulatory complex protein 10 produces the protein MLSCEGQQQQSVSCSPSKTKIIRDDSHKIVDPSRKKLVSLETQRIAGILDECIRKVEMVALLPIVITQPGLLSVGMDTELSETLSGHWRVGERYETLERQTEDKQIPEAKEKADAAHAVHSSLLDLFRKIQACPTAGRAITNLRDLGTDRNQDLQGLTEGLCELRSVLLERLLTTPAEERERISRMQEMSQRYHSNLELVATLEAEVAAAIKDRDEEISKKNQTIRHLKSSLHQMEKISEDFVARTRQEAEKQNLSEQKTSHGRQQGMQQDVNLLRVQLNNLLVDDRELETGLRKRKYKVETEIENWIQKYDADMGEKQTELEDMAEVFEEEKEELRELEEHYGLLEVEYTQVMEERRLEQQRQEEEERAREVMGRAATVIQAYWRGFRVRKAMRAKAKGKKGKKGKGKKGK, from the exons ATGCTTTCCTGTGAAGGACAACAACAGCAGTCAGTCTCTTGTTCGCCATCCAAAACCAAAATCATCCGTGATGACTCCCATAAAATTGTGGACCCATCCAGGAAGAAACTGGTGTCTTTGGAAACCCAGCGTATAGCTGGTATTCTAGATGAATGCATCAGAAAAGTAGAGATGGTTGCCTTGCTTCCCATAGTCATCACCCAGCCAGGCCTGCTATCTGTTGGCATGGACACAGAGCTAAGTGAAACTTTAAGTGGTCACTGGAGGGTTGGCGAGAGATACGAGACTcttgagagacaaacagaggacAAGCAGATCCCAGAAGCCAAAGAAAAGGCCGACGCAGCCCACGCCGtccactcttctctcctggACTTGTTCCGGAAGATCCAAGCTTGTCCCACAGCTGGCAGAGCTATTACAAACCTGAGGGACCTGGGGACAGACAGGAACCAGGACCTCCAGGGGCTGACCGAGGGCCTTTGCGAGCTGAGGTCGGTCCTGCTGGAGCGTCTGCTCACCACCCCCGCCGAGGAGAGGGAGCGCATCAGCCGCATGCAGGAGATGTCCCAGCGCTACCATAGCAACCTGGAGCTGGTGGCCACCTTGGAGGCAGAGGTGGCTGCTGCCATCAAAGACAGGGATGAGGAG ATCTCCAAGAAGAATCAGACCATCCGTCACCTGAAGAGCTCGCTGCACCAGATGGAAAAGATCTCTGAGGACTTTGTGGCCCGGACCCGTCAGGAGGCGGAGAAGCAGAACCTGTCGGAGCAGAAGACGTCGCACGGACGCCAGCAGGGCATGCAGCAGGACGTCAACCTGTTGAGGGTGCAGCTCAACAACCTCCTCGTGGACGACCGGGAGCTGGAGACGGGCCTACGCAAG AGGAAATATAAGGTGGAGACAGAAATTGAGAACTGGATTCAGAAGTATGACGCTGACATGGGTGAAAAACAG ACGGAGTTGGAGGACATGGCGGAGGTGtttgaggaggagaaggaggagctgCGTGAGCTGGAGGAGCACTACGGCCTGCTGGAGGTGGAGTACACGCAGGTGATGGAGGAGCGGCGGCTGGAGCAGCagcggcaggaggaggaggagagggccagAGAGGTGATGGGCCGCGCCGCCACCGTCATCCAGGCCTACTGGAGGGGCTTCCGCGTGCGCAAGGCCATGAGGGCAAAAGCCAAGGGCAAGAAGGGGAAGAAGGGCAAGGGCAAGAAGGGCAAATGA
- the tpcn1 gene encoding two pore channel protein 1 isoform X1: MADGDDDVPLILTWDDDTNSGLLTDDASERPDENGVSGYDIMNNTAMPNPGVPNTRTQTSLQQSWEMNYQEAAIYLQEGENNDKFFTHPRNPRALSAYLFAHNHLFYLMELVTAVLLMLLSLSEAPAVPSLRLDVYVHATLELLALVMVAFELCMKLRWLGFHTFIRHKRTMVKACVLFIQFIEAIVVLVRQTSHLRVTRALRPIFLVDCRYCGAVRRNLRQIFQSLPPFIDILLLLLFFMVIFAILGFFLFSYNPADQYFRTLENSIVSLFVLLTTANFPDVMMPAYSRNRWSCVFFIVYLSIELYFIMNLLLAVVFDTFNGVEKMKFKSLLLHKRSAVEHAFQLLVSRQRPDGVTLKQFDGLMRHYRPRMSARDRFLTYKALNQSGASMLSLEDFYKFYEVIGLKWKARRSGEHWFDELPHTAFLIFKGINLLVKSKAFQFAMYIVVAVNGIWILVETTVLNSDVSWSRFVPWSYVVFLTIYGVEVMLKITGLGPLAYFSSGWNLFDFSVTVLAFLGLIALAFNMEPFYFIVVLRPLQLLRLFKIKQRYRNVLDTMFELFPRMASLGLTLIIFYYSFAIVGMEFFADVVYPNCCNTSTVADAYRQINVTIGNETVLQEGYYYLNNFNNILSSFVTLFELTVVNNWYITMEGVTSQTSHWSRLYFMTFYIVTMVVMTIIVAFILDAFVFRMNYSRKNKQEEALEDPEGEKGIVFEAEVSRAEALQALEFYKHTPANSSLSSLHQVCVAMERGGHVSVVFLGRRSRTKSDLSMKMYQEEIQEWYAEYTRGELTPLGESPESDLDCPVISTHSIN; the protein is encoded by the exons ATGGCTGACGGTGACGACGATGTCCCCTTAATTTTGACCTGGGACGACGACACAAACAGCGGTTTGCTGACGGACGACGCATCTGAAAGACCCGATGAAA ATGGAGTTAGTGGATACGATATCATGAACAACACCGCCATGCCAAACCCAGGAGTACCAAACACAAGAACCCAGACTTCGCTTCAGCAGAGCTGGGAGATGAACTATCAAGAGGCAGCCATTTACCTACAG GAGGGCGAGAACAACGACAAGTTCTTCACCCACCCCCGAAACCCGCGTGCGCTGAGTGCGTACCTGTTCGCCCACAACCACCTGTTCTACCTGATGGAGCTGGTGACGGCGGTGCTCCTCATGCTGCTGTCCCTGTCCGAGGCCCCCGCCGTGCCCTCTCTACGTCTGGACGTATAT GTGCACGCAACGCTGGAGCTGCTGGCCTTGGTCATGGTGGCGTTTGAGCTGTGCATGAAACTACGCTGGCTTGGCTTCCACACCTTCATTCGGCACAAAAGGACCATGGTTAAG GCATGTGTCCTGTTCATCCAGTTCATTGAAGCCATCGTGGTGTTGGTCCGGCAGACCTCTCATCTGAGAGTGACCCGGGCCCTGCGGCCCATATTCCTGGTGGACTGTCGCTACTGTGGCGCTGTGCGCAG GAACCTGCGGCAGATATTCCAGTCCCTTCCTCCCTTTATTGATAttttgctgctgcttctgttctTCATGGTGATCTTTGCCATTCTCG GTTTCTTTCTGTTCTCGTACAATCCAGCTGATCAA TATTTCAGAACCTTAGAGAACAGCATAGTGAGTCTCTTCGTCTTGCTCACCACTGCCAA TTTCCCAGATGTCATGATGCCGGCGTATTCGCGGAATCGCTGGTCTTGTGTCTTTTTCATAGTGTATCTCTCCATTGAGCTGTACTTCATCATGAACCTG CTCCTGGCCGTAGTCTTTGATACTTTCAACGGTGTTGAGAAGATGAAGTTCAAATCCCTGCTCCTCCACAAGAGGTCTGCAGTAGAGCATGCCTTTCAGCTGCTGGTGAGTCGACAG AGACCAGACGGAGTGACCCTGAAGCAGTTTGATGGGCTGATGCGCCACTACCGCCCCCGGATGAGCGCCCGCGACCGCTTCCTCACCTACAAGGctctcaaccaatcaggagcttCCATGTTGAG tttggaAGACTTTTATAAGTTCTACGAAGTGATTGGTCTTAAATGGAAG GCCCGACGGAGTGGAGAACATTGGTTTGATGAACTACCGCACACAGCTTTCCTCATTTTTAAAG GAATAAACCTCCTCGTAAAATCCAAAGCGTTCCAGTTTGCCATGT acattgttgttgctgttaatGGGATATGGATATTAGTTGAGACTACAGTATTGAACA GTGATGTGTCATGGTCCAGATTTGTCCCTTGGAGCTATGTGGTCTTCCTCACAA TCTATGGTGTTGAGGTGATGTTAAAGATCACAGGTCTTGGACCACTGGCTTACTTCAGCTCAGGATGGAACTT GTTTGATTTCTCCGTGACGGTGTTGGCCTTTCTGGGCTTGATTGCTCTTGCCTTCAATATGGAGCCATTCTACTTTATCGTGGTTCTCAGGCCTCTTCAGCTTCTGAG aTTATTCAAAATCAAACAGAGGTATCGCAATGTGTTGGACACCATGTTTGAGCTCTTTCCACGTATGGCCAG tCTTGGCCTCACCCTCATCATCTTTTACTACTCCTTCGCTATTGTTGGGATGGAGTTTTTTGCCGACGTTGTGTACCCTAACTGCTGCAA CACCAGTACTGTAGCTGATGCCTATCGCCAGATCAACGTGACCATTGGCAATGAGACCGTACTGCAGGAGGGATACTATTATCTCAACAACTTCAACAATATTTTGAGTAGCTTTG TCACATTGTTTGAGCTGACTGTAGTGAACAACTGGTACATCACCATG GAAGGGGTGACCTCGCAAACATCTCACTGGAGCAGGCTCTACTTTATGACTTTCTACATTGTCACTATG GTTGTGATGACTATTATCGTGGCCTTTATACTCGACGCGTTTGTCTTCAGAATGAACTACAGCCGCAAGAACAAACAGGAAGAAGCTCTCGAGGATCCAGAAG GTGAGAAGGGCATCGTGTTTGAGGCAGAGGTGAGCCGGGCAGAGGCACTGCAGGCTCTGGAGTTCTACAAACACACTCCGGCCAACTCCAGCCTCAGCTCTCTCCACcaagtgtgtgtggccatggaGCGCGGAGGG CATGTCTCGGTGGTCTTCCTTGGACGCCGGTCACGCACCAAAAGTGATCTCAGTATGAAGATGTACCAGGAAGAGATTCAG GAATGGTATGCGGAGTACACCAGAGGTGAGCTCACTCCGCTGGGCGAATCTCCTGAGAGTGACCTGGACTGCCCTGTCATCTCCACGCACAGTATCAACTAG
- the tpcn1 gene encoding two pore channel protein 1 isoform X3, with the protein MADGDDDVPLILTWDDDTNSGLLTDDASERPDENGVSGYDIMNNTAMPNPGVPNTRTQTSLQQSWEMNYQEAAIYLQEGENNDKFFTHPRNPRALSAYLFAHNHLFYLMELVTAVLLMLLSLSEAPAVPSLRLDVYVHATLELLALVMVAFELCMKLRWLGFHTFIRHKRTMVKACVLFIQFIEAIVVLVRQTSHLRVTRALRPIFLVDCRYCGAVRRNLRQIFQSLPPFIDILLLLLFFMVIFAILGFFLFSYNPADQYFRTLENSIVSLFVLLTTANFPDVMMPAYSRNRWSCVFFIVYLSIELYFIMNLLLAVVFDTFNGVEKMKFKSLLLHKRSAVEHAFQLLVSRQRPDGVTLKQFDGLMRHYRPRMSARDRFLTYKALNQSGASMLSLEDFYKFYEVIGLKWKARRSGEHWFDELPHTAFLIFKGINLLVKSKAFQFAMYIVVAVNGIWILVETTVLNSDVSWSRFVPWSYVVFLTIYGVEVMLKITGLGPLAYFSSGWNLFDFSVTVLAFLGLIALAFNMEPFYFIVVLRPLQLLRLFKIKQRYRNVLDTMFELFPRMASLGLTLIIFYYSFAIVGMEFFADVVYPNCCNTSTVADAYRQINVTIGNETVLQEGYYYLNNFNNILSSFVTLFELTVVNNWYITMEGVTSQTSHWSRLYFMTFYIVTMNELQPQEQTGRSSRGSRR; encoded by the exons ATGGCTGACGGTGACGACGATGTCCCCTTAATTTTGACCTGGGACGACGACACAAACAGCGGTTTGCTGACGGACGACGCATCTGAAAGACCCGATGAAA ATGGAGTTAGTGGATACGATATCATGAACAACACCGCCATGCCAAACCCAGGAGTACCAAACACAAGAACCCAGACTTCGCTTCAGCAGAGCTGGGAGATGAACTATCAAGAGGCAGCCATTTACCTACAG GAGGGCGAGAACAACGACAAGTTCTTCACCCACCCCCGAAACCCGCGTGCGCTGAGTGCGTACCTGTTCGCCCACAACCACCTGTTCTACCTGATGGAGCTGGTGACGGCGGTGCTCCTCATGCTGCTGTCCCTGTCCGAGGCCCCCGCCGTGCCCTCTCTACGTCTGGACGTATAT GTGCACGCAACGCTGGAGCTGCTGGCCTTGGTCATGGTGGCGTTTGAGCTGTGCATGAAACTACGCTGGCTTGGCTTCCACACCTTCATTCGGCACAAAAGGACCATGGTTAAG GCATGTGTCCTGTTCATCCAGTTCATTGAAGCCATCGTGGTGTTGGTCCGGCAGACCTCTCATCTGAGAGTGACCCGGGCCCTGCGGCCCATATTCCTGGTGGACTGTCGCTACTGTGGCGCTGTGCGCAG GAACCTGCGGCAGATATTCCAGTCCCTTCCTCCCTTTATTGATAttttgctgctgcttctgttctTCATGGTGATCTTTGCCATTCTCG GTTTCTTTCTGTTCTCGTACAATCCAGCTGATCAA TATTTCAGAACCTTAGAGAACAGCATAGTGAGTCTCTTCGTCTTGCTCACCACTGCCAA TTTCCCAGATGTCATGATGCCGGCGTATTCGCGGAATCGCTGGTCTTGTGTCTTTTTCATAGTGTATCTCTCCATTGAGCTGTACTTCATCATGAACCTG CTCCTGGCCGTAGTCTTTGATACTTTCAACGGTGTTGAGAAGATGAAGTTCAAATCCCTGCTCCTCCACAAGAGGTCTGCAGTAGAGCATGCCTTTCAGCTGCTGGTGAGTCGACAG AGACCAGACGGAGTGACCCTGAAGCAGTTTGATGGGCTGATGCGCCACTACCGCCCCCGGATGAGCGCCCGCGACCGCTTCCTCACCTACAAGGctctcaaccaatcaggagcttCCATGTTGAG tttggaAGACTTTTATAAGTTCTACGAAGTGATTGGTCTTAAATGGAAG GCCCGACGGAGTGGAGAACATTGGTTTGATGAACTACCGCACACAGCTTTCCTCATTTTTAAAG GAATAAACCTCCTCGTAAAATCCAAAGCGTTCCAGTTTGCCATGT acattgttgttgctgttaatGGGATATGGATATTAGTTGAGACTACAGTATTGAACA GTGATGTGTCATGGTCCAGATTTGTCCCTTGGAGCTATGTGGTCTTCCTCACAA TCTATGGTGTTGAGGTGATGTTAAAGATCACAGGTCTTGGACCACTGGCTTACTTCAGCTCAGGATGGAACTT GTTTGATTTCTCCGTGACGGTGTTGGCCTTTCTGGGCTTGATTGCTCTTGCCTTCAATATGGAGCCATTCTACTTTATCGTGGTTCTCAGGCCTCTTCAGCTTCTGAG aTTATTCAAAATCAAACAGAGGTATCGCAATGTGTTGGACACCATGTTTGAGCTCTTTCCACGTATGGCCAG tCTTGGCCTCACCCTCATCATCTTTTACTACTCCTTCGCTATTGTTGGGATGGAGTTTTTTGCCGACGTTGTGTACCCTAACTGCTGCAA CACCAGTACTGTAGCTGATGCCTATCGCCAGATCAACGTGACCATTGGCAATGAGACCGTACTGCAGGAGGGATACTATTATCTCAACAACTTCAACAATATTTTGAGTAGCTTTG TCACATTGTTTGAGCTGACTGTAGTGAACAACTGGTACATCACCATG GAAGGGGTGACCTCGCAAACATCTCACTGGAGCAGGCTCTACTTTATGACTTTCTACATTGTCACTATG AATGAACTACAGCCGCAAGAACAAACAGGAAGAAGCTCTCGAGGATCCAGAAG GTGA
- the tpcn1 gene encoding two pore channel protein 1 isoform X2 yields the protein MESSGQQDLKKGTEEEWPVHISSLGAFACCDGVSGYDIMNNTAMPNPGVPNTRTQTSLQQSWEMNYQEAAIYLQEGENNDKFFTHPRNPRALSAYLFAHNHLFYLMELVTAVLLMLLSLSEAPAVPSLRLDVYVHATLELLALVMVAFELCMKLRWLGFHTFIRHKRTMVKACVLFIQFIEAIVVLVRQTSHLRVTRALRPIFLVDCRYCGAVRRNLRQIFQSLPPFIDILLLLLFFMVIFAILGFFLFSYNPADQYFRTLENSIVSLFVLLTTANFPDVMMPAYSRNRWSCVFFIVYLSIELYFIMNLLLAVVFDTFNGVEKMKFKSLLLHKRSAVEHAFQLLVSRQRPDGVTLKQFDGLMRHYRPRMSARDRFLTYKALNQSGASMLSLEDFYKFYEVIGLKWKARRSGEHWFDELPHTAFLIFKGINLLVKSKAFQFAMYIVVAVNGIWILVETTVLNSDVSWSRFVPWSYVVFLTIYGVEVMLKITGLGPLAYFSSGWNLFDFSVTVLAFLGLIALAFNMEPFYFIVVLRPLQLLRLFKIKQRYRNVLDTMFELFPRMASLGLTLIIFYYSFAIVGMEFFADVVYPNCCNTSTVADAYRQINVTIGNETVLQEGYYYLNNFNNILSSFVTLFELTVVNNWYITMEGVTSQTSHWSRLYFMTFYIVTMVVMTIIVAFILDAFVFRMNYSRKNKQEEALEDPEGEKGIVFEAEVSRAEALQALEFYKHTPANSSLSSLHQVCVAMERGGHVSVVFLGRRSRTKSDLSMKMYQEEIQEWYAEYTRGELTPLGESPESDLDCPVISTHSIN from the exons ATGGAGAGCAGTGGCCAGCAGGACTTGAAGAAAGGAACTGAGGAAGAGTGGCCGGTTCACATTTCCTCTTTAGGGGCATTTGCGTGTTGTG ATGGAGTTAGTGGATACGATATCATGAACAACACCGCCATGCCAAACCCAGGAGTACCAAACACAAGAACCCAGACTTCGCTTCAGCAGAGCTGGGAGATGAACTATCAAGAGGCAGCCATTTACCTACAG GAGGGCGAGAACAACGACAAGTTCTTCACCCACCCCCGAAACCCGCGTGCGCTGAGTGCGTACCTGTTCGCCCACAACCACCTGTTCTACCTGATGGAGCTGGTGACGGCGGTGCTCCTCATGCTGCTGTCCCTGTCCGAGGCCCCCGCCGTGCCCTCTCTACGTCTGGACGTATAT GTGCACGCAACGCTGGAGCTGCTGGCCTTGGTCATGGTGGCGTTTGAGCTGTGCATGAAACTACGCTGGCTTGGCTTCCACACCTTCATTCGGCACAAAAGGACCATGGTTAAG GCATGTGTCCTGTTCATCCAGTTCATTGAAGCCATCGTGGTGTTGGTCCGGCAGACCTCTCATCTGAGAGTGACCCGGGCCCTGCGGCCCATATTCCTGGTGGACTGTCGCTACTGTGGCGCTGTGCGCAG GAACCTGCGGCAGATATTCCAGTCCCTTCCTCCCTTTATTGATAttttgctgctgcttctgttctTCATGGTGATCTTTGCCATTCTCG GTTTCTTTCTGTTCTCGTACAATCCAGCTGATCAA TATTTCAGAACCTTAGAGAACAGCATAGTGAGTCTCTTCGTCTTGCTCACCACTGCCAA TTTCCCAGATGTCATGATGCCGGCGTATTCGCGGAATCGCTGGTCTTGTGTCTTTTTCATAGTGTATCTCTCCATTGAGCTGTACTTCATCATGAACCTG CTCCTGGCCGTAGTCTTTGATACTTTCAACGGTGTTGAGAAGATGAAGTTCAAATCCCTGCTCCTCCACAAGAGGTCTGCAGTAGAGCATGCCTTTCAGCTGCTGGTGAGTCGACAG AGACCAGACGGAGTGACCCTGAAGCAGTTTGATGGGCTGATGCGCCACTACCGCCCCCGGATGAGCGCCCGCGACCGCTTCCTCACCTACAAGGctctcaaccaatcaggagcttCCATGTTGAG tttggaAGACTTTTATAAGTTCTACGAAGTGATTGGTCTTAAATGGAAG GCCCGACGGAGTGGAGAACATTGGTTTGATGAACTACCGCACACAGCTTTCCTCATTTTTAAAG GAATAAACCTCCTCGTAAAATCCAAAGCGTTCCAGTTTGCCATGT acattgttgttgctgttaatGGGATATGGATATTAGTTGAGACTACAGTATTGAACA GTGATGTGTCATGGTCCAGATTTGTCCCTTGGAGCTATGTGGTCTTCCTCACAA TCTATGGTGTTGAGGTGATGTTAAAGATCACAGGTCTTGGACCACTGGCTTACTTCAGCTCAGGATGGAACTT GTTTGATTTCTCCGTGACGGTGTTGGCCTTTCTGGGCTTGATTGCTCTTGCCTTCAATATGGAGCCATTCTACTTTATCGTGGTTCTCAGGCCTCTTCAGCTTCTGAG aTTATTCAAAATCAAACAGAGGTATCGCAATGTGTTGGACACCATGTTTGAGCTCTTTCCACGTATGGCCAG tCTTGGCCTCACCCTCATCATCTTTTACTACTCCTTCGCTATTGTTGGGATGGAGTTTTTTGCCGACGTTGTGTACCCTAACTGCTGCAA CACCAGTACTGTAGCTGATGCCTATCGCCAGATCAACGTGACCATTGGCAATGAGACCGTACTGCAGGAGGGATACTATTATCTCAACAACTTCAACAATATTTTGAGTAGCTTTG TCACATTGTTTGAGCTGACTGTAGTGAACAACTGGTACATCACCATG GAAGGGGTGACCTCGCAAACATCTCACTGGAGCAGGCTCTACTTTATGACTTTCTACATTGTCACTATG GTTGTGATGACTATTATCGTGGCCTTTATACTCGACGCGTTTGTCTTCAGAATGAACTACAGCCGCAAGAACAAACAGGAAGAAGCTCTCGAGGATCCAGAAG GTGAGAAGGGCATCGTGTTTGAGGCAGAGGTGAGCCGGGCAGAGGCACTGCAGGCTCTGGAGTTCTACAAACACACTCCGGCCAACTCCAGCCTCAGCTCTCTCCACcaagtgtgtgtggccatggaGCGCGGAGGG CATGTCTCGGTGGTCTTCCTTGGACGCCGGTCACGCACCAAAAGTGATCTCAGTATGAAGATGTACCAGGAAGAGATTCAG GAATGGTATGCGGAGTACACCAGAGGTGAGCTCACTCCGCTGGGCGAATCTCCTGAGAGTGACCTGGACTGCCCTGTCATCTCCACGCACAGTATCAACTAG